The following proteins come from a genomic window of Mammaliicoccus sp. Marseille-Q6498:
- a CDS encoding protein arginine kinase has translation MEEHINEHVSDWMKGKEDTPIVMSSRIRLARNLQDEVHPLKYEDDEAGNRVIDKVSNALSDLKLVRLSDLTELEKNQLVFKHLISPALIKQLSGAVLLNDTESTSVMINEEDHVRIQVMGNNLVLNELYETASKLDDELDKHLTISYDEQHGFLTTCPTNIGTGLRASVMLHLPGLSIMKRMKRIGQAINRFGYTIRGIYGEGTGALGHVYQISNQLTLGKNEQEIIEDLTQIVEQIINEEEQIRNRLNRFNHMETKDRVHRAKGILKSAQLISVEEASLRLSEMKLGIDLGHLERENFNFDHLMVTIQTPFFEDEDSESSVDEKRATFLREHI, from the coding sequence ATGGAAGAACATATTAATGAACATGTTAGCGATTGGATGAAAGGAAAAGAAGATACGCCAATCGTTATGAGTTCTAGAATAAGACTTGCACGAAACCTTCAAGATGAAGTTCATCCGCTCAAATATGAAGATGACGAAGCAGGAAATAGGGTAATAGATAAAGTGAGCAATGCCTTATCAGATTTAAAGCTCGTACGTTTATCAGATTTAACTGAACTTGAGAAAAATCAATTGGTCTTTAAGCATTTAATTAGTCCAGCGTTAATTAAACAACTATCTGGGGCAGTATTATTAAATGATACAGAATCAACAAGTGTCATGATAAATGAAGAAGACCATGTGAGAATTCAAGTGATGGGTAATAATCTAGTTTTAAATGAGCTTTACGAAACAGCATCGAAATTAGATGATGAACTGGATAAACATTTGACGATTTCATATGATGAACAGCATGGATTTTTAACAACGTGTCCAACTAATATTGGTACTGGTTTAAGAGCAAGCGTCATGTTGCATTTACCTGGACTAAGTATTATGAAGCGTATGAAACGAATTGGACAAGCTATTAATCGATTTGGTTATACAATTAGGGGTATATATGGTGAAGGAACTGGTGCATTAGGTCATGTATATCAAATCTCTAACCAGTTAACACTTGGTAAAAATGAACAAGAGATTATAGAAGATTTGACTCAAATTGTAGAACAGATAATTAACGAAGAAGAACAAATTCGAAATAGACTTAATCGATTCAATCATATGGAAACGAAAGATAGAGTTCATCGTGCAAAAGGCATACTCAAATCAGCACAATTAATTTCTGTCGAAGAAGCTTCACTTAGATTAAGTGAAATGAAGCTCGGCATTGATTTAGGTCATTTGGAGAGAGAAAACTTTAATTTTGATCATTTAATGGTTACAATACAGACACCATTCTTTGAAGATGAAGACTCTGAAAGTTCTGTAGATGAAAAACGAGCTACATTTTTAAGAGAACACATATAA
- a CDS encoding excinuclease ABC subunit B — MLCEICGKEEATIQLTSTGKKHKTEQWICKNCASEHFYFQDDQMNDQNLDQEFVVNQFLQYLVGKHGMNFKQVQPQEEKHCPTCGMTLTDIAKVGKFGCHDCYETFKDDVPQIIRRVQAGSGEHTGKIPVSSRSKIQLKQQIAEKEKILQGLIDEQAFEDAAVVRDEIKALKAEGEVK; from the coding sequence ATGCTTTGTGAAATTTGTGGTAAAGAAGAAGCAACAATTCAATTAACATCGACTGGTAAAAAGCATAAAACAGAACAATGGATATGTAAAAATTGTGCTTCTGAGCATTTTTACTTCCAAGATGACCAAATGAATGATCAAAATTTAGATCAGGAATTTGTAGTTAATCAATTTTTACAATATCTTGTAGGTAAACACGGAATGAATTTTAAGCAAGTTCAGCCTCAGGAAGAGAAGCATTGTCCTACTTGTGGTATGACATTAACTGATATCGCTAAAGTTGGTAAATTTGGTTGTCACGATTGCTATGAAACTTTTAAAGATGATGTACCACAAATTATTAGAAGAGTTCAAGCAGGTAGTGGTGAACATACAGGTAAAATACCTGTATCATCTAGAAGTAAAATTCAACTCAAACAACAAATTGCTGAGAAAGAAAAAATTCTACAAGGTTTAATTGATGAACAGGCATTTGAAGATGCTGCAGTTGTGAGAGATGAAATTAAGGCTTTGAAAGCAGAAGGCGAGGTCAAGTAA
- a CDS encoding CtsR family transcriptional regulator, with protein MHNMSDIIEQYLKQLLAEAQGDVVEIKRAHIAEKFDCVPSQLNYVIKTRFTNEHGYAIESKRGGGGYIRISKVETNSQSEFIRHLIDLTGDQISQANAFRIVDGLFENGLITDREKKMIIQSIHRDTLQIDIPYRDIIRANILKRILAVIHYT; from the coding sequence ATGCACAACATGTCTGATATCATTGAGCAATATTTAAAGCAGTTATTAGCTGAGGCTCAAGGTGATGTCGTTGAAATTAAGCGTGCGCATATTGCTGAGAAGTTTGATTGTGTACCTTCGCAATTGAACTATGTTATTAAAACAAGATTTACAAATGAACATGGTTATGCGATTGAAAGCAAAAGAGGTGGCGGAGGTTATATTCGTATTTCTAAAGTTGAAACGAATAGTCAATCAGAATTTATTAGACACTTAATTGATTTGACTGGAGATCAAATTTCTCAAGCAAATGCATTTAGAATCGTTGACGGTTTGTTTGAAAATGGATTGATTACGGATAGAGAGAAAAAAATGATTATACAGAGTATTCATAGGGATACATTACAAATAGATATTCCATATAGAGATATTATTCGAGCAAATATATTGAAAAGAATACTTGCAGTCATACATTATACTTAA
- a CDS encoding nucleoside transporter C-terminal domain-containing protein: MHIIIGIIGILVFLFLAWLVSSDKMRVRWQYIGIMIVIQFLFAFLLLKTTGGLTVIGGISNGFSYIIAKAMEGINFVFAGMANIDPKTDKPASVYFLNVLMPIVFVSALIGILQYIKVLPLIIKYLGLVISKVNGMGKLESYNAVASAILGQSEVFISIKKQLPLIPKHRMYTLSASAMSTVSASIIGAYFTMVEPRYVVTAIVLNLFGGFIMASIINPYTVDPKEDDIMIQETEEKQSFFQVLGEYILDGFKVAVIVAAMLIGYVALIGLLNGVTSNIFSFVSGGSVSWDFQTLIGFIFAPFAFIAGIPWSDAVQSGSIMATKVLSNEFVAMGILPDAHISERANGIISVFLVSFANFGSIGIIAGAVKSLNDKQGDNVAQFGLKLLYGATLVSFLSATIAGFFL; the protein is encoded by the coding sequence ATGCATATTATTATCGGCATTATCGGTATCTTAGTATTCCTGTTTTTAGCATGGTTAGTAAGTTCTGATAAGATGCGTGTGAGATGGCAATACATAGGAATAATGATTGTAATTCAATTTCTATTTGCTTTCTTATTGTTAAAAACAACTGGAGGCTTAACTGTAATAGGTGGTATTTCAAACGGCTTTAGTTACATTATTGCCAAAGCAATGGAAGGAATTAACTTTGTATTTGCTGGCATGGCAAATATCGATCCTAAAACAGACAAACCGGCTTCTGTATATTTCTTAAATGTATTGATGCCAATCGTATTTGTTTCAGCTTTAATCGGTATCTTACAATATATTAAAGTTTTACCACTTATCATTAAATATTTAGGATTAGTTATTTCTAAAGTAAATGGTATGGGAAAATTAGAATCATATAATGCAGTTGCATCTGCTATCTTAGGACAATCTGAAGTATTTATTTCAATTAAGAAACAACTTCCTTTGATTCCTAAGCATCGAATGTATACATTATCTGCATCTGCAATGTCTACTGTTTCAGCATCTATTATCGGTGCCTACTTCACAATGGTAGAACCAAGATATGTTGTTACAGCAATTGTATTAAATTTATTCGGCGGTTTCATAATGGCTTCTATTATTAATCCTTATACTGTAGATCCTAAAGAAGATGATATTATGATTCAAGAAACTGAAGAAAAACAATCATTCTTCCAAGTGTTAGGTGAATATATTTTAGACGGATTTAAAGTAGCTGTAATCGTTGCTGCGATGTTAATTGGTTATGTTGCATTAATCGGGTTATTAAACGGTGTAACTTCTAATATCTTTTCATTCGTATCTGGCGGTTCAGTATCTTGGGACTTCCAAACATTAATTGGATTTATCTTTGCACCATTTGCATTTATTGCGGGTATTCCATGGTCAGATGCTGTTCAATCAGGTAGTATTATGGCAACTAAAGTTTTATCTAATGAATTTGTAGCTATGGGAATATTACCTGATGCGCATATTTCTGAAAGAGCTAATGGTATTATTTCAGTATTCTTAGTATCATTTGCAAACTTCGGATCGATTGGTATCATTGCTGGAGCTGTAAAATCCTTAAATGATAAACAAGGTGATAACGTTGCACAATTCGGTTTAAAACTTTTATATGGTGCTACACTCGTATCATTCTTATCAGCAACAATCGCAGGTTTCTTCTTATAA
- a CDS encoding IS1182 family transposase, whose product MYKNYNMSQLTLPLDIEVLIPENDIAHFVNQIVETIPNEEFYEFTHVRGASSYHPKLMLKIILYSYTQSVFSGRRIENLLKDSVRMMWLSQNQTPSYRTINRFRVNPIIDRLLQSLFINFRTQLIEQNLIDEESIYIDGTKIEANANKYTFVWRKNTERYNKKVVEQSKEIYREAIENEVIPELKDETQDITLETLNEFKNRLEEKIEDLNNDISNSKDVAERKTMRSKRTEIKKTKKLLSENIDRQIKYKKQLDILGERNSYSKTDHDATFMRMKDDHMMNGQLKPGYNLQIATNSQFVLSYDIFPNPTDTRTLTPFLNNIRNNYFNLPNYIVADAGYGSEENYKTILDEFNRTPLVTYSMYLKEQTKKYKENIYNTQNWKYDELRDEIICPSNRRLPFKRYTYRIDKYKYKRDFKLYESDNCNNCELFDLCRKNAYQSTNKRIMKNNVWEYFKHMTQKLLSKPETEKIYKQRKIDVEPVFGYLKAILGFTRVSLRGKTKVKRELGIALMATNIRKMVALRATKIKNYSKKSVNSYFLKNLRSFKLIWDVNVPDSCLI is encoded by the coding sequence ATGTATAAAAATTATAACATGTCTCAATTAACGCTACCACTAGATATTGAAGTTTTAATTCCAGAAAATGATATTGCTCATTTTGTAAATCAAATCGTAGAAACGATACCTAATGAAGAATTCTACGAATTTACTCACGTTCGTGGTGCATCCTCATATCACCCTAAATTAATGTTAAAGATTATACTTTATTCATATACACAATCTGTTTTTTCTGGAAGAAGAATTGAAAATCTTCTTAAAGACAGTGTTCGTATGATGTGGTTGTCACAGAACCAAACACCTTCTTATCGAACGATAAATCGATTCAGAGTTAATCCTATAATTGATCGATTATTACAATCACTATTTATAAATTTTAGAACACAACTCATAGAACAAAACCTTATTGATGAGGAAAGTATTTATATAGACGGTACTAAGATTGAAGCAAATGCCAATAAATACACTTTTGTTTGGAGAAAAAACACAGAAAGATATAATAAAAAAGTGGTTGAACAATCGAAAGAAATCTATCGTGAAGCCATTGAAAATGAAGTAATACCTGAGTTAAAAGATGAGACCCAAGATATTACACTTGAAACACTTAATGAATTCAAAAACAGATTAGAAGAAAAAATCGAAGATTTAAACAATGATATTAGCAACTCTAAAGATGTAGCAGAACGAAAAACGATGCGTTCAAAAAGAACGGAAATAAAAAAGACTAAAAAATTGTTAAGTGAAAATATCGATAGGCAAATAAAGTATAAAAAACAATTGGATATATTAGGTGAAAGAAATAGCTATTCTAAAACAGATCATGATGCAACTTTTATGAGAATGAAAGATGACCACATGATGAACGGACAATTAAAACCAGGATACAATTTACAAATCGCAACAAATTCACAATTTGTTTTATCTTATGACATATTTCCTAATCCAACTGATACTAGAACACTTACACCATTTTTAAATAATATTAGAAATAACTATTTTAATCTACCAAACTATATTGTCGCAGATGCTGGCTACGGCAGTGAGGAAAATTATAAAACGATTCTAGATGAATTTAACAGAACACCGTTGGTAACTTATAGTATGTACTTAAAAGAGCAAACCAAGAAATATAAAGAAAACATATATAACACACAAAATTGGAAGTATGATGAACTTAGAGATGAAATCATATGTCCAAGCAATCGCAGATTGCCATTCAAACGATACACTTATCGAATCGATAAGTATAAATATAAACGAGATTTCAAGTTATATGAAAGTGATAATTGTAATAACTGTGAACTATTTGATTTATGTAGAAAAAATGCATACCAGAGTACAAATAAAAGAATAATGAAAAACAATGTGTGGGAATACTTTAAACATATGACACAAAAGTTGCTTTCAAAACCTGAAACTGAAAAAATCTACAAACAAAGAAAGATTGATGTAGAGCCAGTTTTTGGATATTTGAAGGCTATTTTGGGTTTCACTCGAGTTTCTCTTAGAGGGAAAACAAAAGTGAAACGTGAATTAGGGATTGCCTTAATGGCAACAAACATAAGAAAAATGGTAGCTCTAAGAGCTACCAAAATTAAAAATTATAGTAAAAAGAGCGTAAATTCTTATTTTTTAAAGAATTTACGCTCTTTTAAGTTAATCTGGGATGTTAATGTCCCAGACTCTTGTTTAATTTAA
- the pdxT gene encoding pyridoxal 5'-phosphate synthase glutaminase subunit PdxT, with the protein MKIGVLGLQGAIREHLKHIDQAGHEGITIKTIDQLNDIDGLVLPGGESTTMRRLMNLYGFTEALRNSEIPMYGTCAGLILLANEVVGQESHLNKLDVTVERNSFGRQVDSFEQFLDVEGIEEQVNAVFIRAPHIQSVREGVKILSMVEDKIVAVQQNQYLGISFHPELTDDFKIMKYFIEEIVAKYNVNQISK; encoded by the coding sequence ATGAAAATAGGTGTTTTAGGTTTGCAAGGTGCTATACGAGAACATTTAAAACATATTGATCAAGCTGGACACGAAGGCATAACGATTAAAACAATTGATCAGTTGAATGATATTGATGGACTTGTATTACCTGGTGGAGAGTCCACTACAATGAGAAGACTAATGAATTTATATGGCTTTACCGAAGCGCTAAGAAATAGTGAAATACCAATGTACGGTACATGTGCAGGACTTATTTTACTAGCAAATGAAGTTGTAGGTCAGGAAAGTCATTTAAATAAATTAGATGTTACTGTCGAGAGAAATTCTTTTGGAAGACAAGTAGATAGTTTTGAACAGTTTTTAGATGTTGAAGGTATCGAAGAACAAGTTAATGCTGTTTTCATTCGCGCACCTCATATTCAATCAGTAAGAGAAGGCGTAAAAATTTTATCAATGGTAGAAGATAAAATTGTGGCAGTTCAACAAAATCAATATTTAGGCATATCTTTCCACCCAGAACTAACAGATGATTTTAAAATTATGAAATATTTTATTGAAGAAATCGTAGCGAAATATAACGTGAACCAAATTAGTAAATAA
- the pdxS gene encoding pyridoxal 5'-phosphate synthase lyase subunit PdxS translates to MSKITGSDKVKRGMAEMQKGGVIMDVVNAEQAKLAEEAGAVAVMALERVPSDIRAAGGVARMADPRIVEEVMNAVSIPVMAKGRIGHITEARVLESMGVDYIDESEVLTPADEEYHLKKDEFTVPFVCGCRNLGEAARRIGEGAAMLRTKGEPGTGNIVEAVRHMRKVNAEVRKLVVMNDDEIMTEAKNIGAPYEILKEIKDLGRLPVVNFAAGGVATPADAALMMELGADGVFVGSGIFKSEAPEKFAKAIVQATTHYQDYQLIAELSKELGPAMQGLDINQLSLEERMQERGW, encoded by the coding sequence ATGTCTAAGATTACAGGTTCAGATAAAGTTAAAAGAGGTATGGCAGAAATGCAAAAAGGTGGCGTTATTATGGATGTTGTTAACGCTGAGCAAGCTAAACTAGCTGAAGAAGCAGGTGCTGTTGCGGTAATGGCGTTAGAACGTGTACCTTCTGATATAAGAGCAGCAGGTGGTGTTGCAAGAATGGCTGACCCACGTATTGTTGAAGAAGTTATGAATGCAGTATCGATTCCAGTTATGGCTAAAGGTAGAATTGGTCATATAACTGAAGCAAGAGTATTAGAATCTATGGGTGTCGATTATATTGATGAGTCAGAAGTTTTAACACCTGCAGACGAAGAATATCATTTGAAAAAGGATGAATTTACAGTTCCGTTTGTTTGTGGTTGTCGTAATCTTGGCGAAGCAGCTAGAAGAATTGGTGAAGGTGCAGCAATGTTACGTACAAAAGGTGAGCCAGGAACTGGTAACATTGTAGAAGCAGTCCGTCATATGAGAAAAGTAAATGCAGAAGTTCGTAAATTAGTCGTAATGAACGATGATGAAATTATGACAGAAGCTAAAAATATTGGCGCGCCTTATGAAATTCTTAAAGAAATTAAAGATTTAGGCCGTTTACCAGTCGTAAACTTCGCTGCTGGTGGCGTTGCAACACCTGCAGATGCAGCGTTAATGATGGAATTAGGTGCTGATGGTGTGTTTGTTGGATCAGGTATCTTTAAATCTGAAGCGCCAGAAAAATTTGCTAAAGCAATTGTACAAGCAACTACTCATTATCAAGATTATCAGTTGATTGCTGAACTATCTAAAGAATTAGGTCCAGCTATGCAAGGTTTAGACATCAACCAATTATCTTTAGAAGAACGCATGCAAGAGCGTGGATGGTAA
- a CDS encoding PLP-dependent aminotransferase family protein: MLMFDINRNINIPIYQQLYENIKMNIINDVMQHNEKLPSKRQLSHYLSVSQTTIEHAYQLLLDEGYIYSKNRSGFYINDIENLPVTYKSKISDEDYKEEVNYKYSFKLGAIDKEHFPQELFRKYAKEAFDKQQLCLLDSGHKQGDYNLRKEIKQYIFHSRGVNCSPQQIIVGSSTEQLLSIITDIISESTYMIEDPLYKQVRDLLKRKHVPFDFIPVTENGIDIDQIKQLEHEVVYITPSHQFPTGVIMDLKRRTQLIKWASKKDTRYIIEDDYDSEFRYSGRPIPALQSLDNTDSVIYVSTFSKSISPSIRVAYAVLPKKLLKQYQNKTNIEGGTVPRHTQYMLSKFMNEGHFERHLNRMRKIYRNKRDLIIEQLQKYPDDFRVSGELTGMHFILTVTNGLSLNECIKRTKRCDIEIKPVSHYRFKKVDNDPHFVLGFGGIDSNDVLNHINALIKCLKSEK, from the coding sequence ATGCTTATGTTCGACATTAATAGAAATATTAATATACCAATCTATCAACAACTTTATGAAAATATAAAAATGAATATTATAAACGATGTAATGCAACACAACGAAAAGTTACCTTCTAAGAGGCAACTAAGCCACTATTTATCAGTAAGTCAAACAACGATCGAGCATGCATATCAACTTTTACTCGACGAAGGATATATATATAGTAAAAATCGTTCTGGTTTTTATATTAACGATATAGAAAACTTACCCGTCACTTATAAATCAAAGATATCTGATGAGGATTACAAAGAAGAAGTTAACTATAAATACTCTTTCAAACTTGGCGCTATAGATAAAGAACACTTTCCACAGGAGCTTTTTAGAAAATATGCGAAAGAAGCATTTGATAAACAACAACTTTGTCTCTTAGATAGTGGTCACAAACAAGGAGATTATAATTTAAGAAAAGAAATCAAACAATATATATTTCACAGTAGAGGCGTAAACTGTTCACCTCAACAAATAATAGTCGGATCATCAACAGAGCAATTATTATCGATTATTACAGATATTATTTCAGAGTCCACATACATGATAGAAGATCCGCTCTATAAACAAGTAAGAGACTTACTCAAAAGAAAACATGTACCCTTTGACTTTATACCTGTCACAGAAAATGGTATAGATATAGATCAAATAAAACAACTAGAACATGAAGTTGTATATATAACACCAAGTCATCAATTTCCTACAGGCGTTATTATGGATTTGAAGCGTCGTACGCAGCTTATCAAATGGGCATCTAAAAAAGACACACGCTACATCATTGAAGACGATTATGACTCAGAATTCAGATATAGTGGCAGACCAATTCCCGCATTACAAAGTTTAGATAATACAGATAGCGTTATATATGTAAGTACATTCTCCAAATCCATTTCACCATCAATACGTGTAGCATATGCAGTACTCCCTAAAAAGTTACTTAAACAATACCAAAACAAAACAAACATTGAGGGAGGCACTGTACCTAGACATACACAGTACATGCTTAGTAAGTTCATGAACGAAGGACATTTCGAAAGACATTTAAATCGGATGAGAAAAATATATAGAAATAAAAGAGACCTCATTATTGAGCAACTTCAAAAATACCCAGACGACTTTAGAGTATCTGGAGAACTTACTGGTATGCACTTTATTTTAACCGTAACAAACGGCCTATCATTGAATGAATGTATTAAGCGCACAAAAAGATGTGATATAGAAATCAAACCAGTATCACATTATCGTTTTAAAAAAGTTGATAATGACCCTCATTTTGTATTAGGGTTCGGTGGTATAGATTCAAATGACGTTCTAAATCACATTAATGCATTAATTAAGTGTTTAAAATCAGAAAAGTAA